The Candidatus Bipolaricaulota bacterium genome includes a region encoding these proteins:
- a CDS encoding cold-shock protein, which yields MAERETGTVKWFNATKGYGFITRDQGGDVFVHYSAIQGEGYRSLDEGQRVEFTVTQGDKGPQAQDVAKIA from the coding sequence ATGGCAGAGCGTGAAACCGGCACCGTGAAGTGGTTCAACGCCACCAAGGGATATGGGTTTATCACGCGTGATCAAGGCGGTGACGTCTTTGTTCACTACAGTGCCATCCAGGGCGAGGGCTACCGTTCCCTCGATGAAGGACAACGGGTAGAGTTCACCGTCACCCAGGGTGACAAGGGCCCCCAGGCCCAAGACGTAGCGAAGATCGCGTAG
- the upp gene encoding uracil phosphoribosyltransferase: protein MNNLHILDHPLIQNKLTRLRDKTTNNHNFRLMLEELTALMVYEITREYPVREVEVETPLERTTGKVLATPVVLVPILRAGTGMLGGVLNLIPTAKVGHIGLYRDPTTLQPVEYYVKLPPELPDAQVILVDPMLATGGSAVAALDIIKRHGAKRIQFLCLVAAPEGVTALSAAHPDVPIYAAALDRQLNDHGYILPGLGDAGDRIFGT, encoded by the coding sequence ATGAACAACCTCCACATCCTCGATCATCCCCTGATCCAGAACAAGCTCACCCGCCTGCGCGACAAGACGACGAACAACCACAACTTCCGCCTCATGCTCGAGGAACTGACCGCCCTCATGGTGTACGAGATCACCCGGGAGTACCCGGTGCGGGAGGTGGAGGTGGAGACCCCACTCGAGCGGACGACCGGCAAGGTCCTCGCTACCCCGGTCGTCCTCGTCCCGATCCTGCGCGCCGGGACCGGGATGCTCGGCGGCGTGCTCAACCTGATCCCGACCGCCAAAGTAGGACACATCGGGCTCTACCGCGACCCGACCACCCTGCAGCCGGTGGAGTACTACGTCAAGCTCCCCCCCGAGCTCCCGGATGCGCAGGTGATCCTCGTCGATCCGATGCTCGCCACCGGAGGAAGCGCCGTCGCCGCCCTCGACATCATCAAGCGGCACGGAGCGAAGCGCATCCAGTTCCTCTGTCTGGTCGCCGCCCCGGAAGGGGTAACCGCCCTGTCCGCCGCCCATCCCGATGTCCCGATCTACGCCGCCGCCCTCGATCGGCAGCTGAACGACCACGGCTACATCCTCCCCGGGCTCGGGGACGCCGGTGACCGGATATTCGGGACTTAG
- the recR gene encoding recombination protein RecR produces MIPPLEELIERLRALPGIGRKSAERIAFHLLTAPRTEAEALATAITRVKTEVRRCRRCYNFSVGDLCEICSNPTRDQTTICVVGQPWEILKIERTGEYRGLYHVLGGLISPMEEVSASDLTIDALVDRIKTEGTKEVILALEPKLEGEITAMHIVSLLKPLGVKVSQIAQGIPVGRDLEFADEVTLGRALRGRIEL; encoded by the coding sequence ATGATCCCCCCGCTGGAGGAGCTGATCGAGCGGCTGCGGGCGCTGCCCGGGATCGGGAGGAAGAGCGCGGAGCGGATTGCGTTCCACCTGTTGACCGCGCCGCGGACCGAGGCGGAGGCACTCGCTACGGCGATCACGCGGGTGAAGACCGAGGTCCGGCGCTGCCGGCGCTGCTACAACTTCTCCGTCGGGGATCTGTGCGAGATCTGCTCCAACCCGACCCGCGATCAGACCACGATCTGCGTCGTCGGCCAGCCGTGGGAGATCCTGAAGATCGAGCGGACCGGGGAGTACCGTGGCCTGTACCACGTCCTCGGCGGGCTGATCTCTCCGATGGAGGAGGTGAGCGCCTCCGACCTGACGATCGATGCCCTGGTGGACCGGATCAAGACCGAGGGGACGAAGGAGGTGATCCTCGCCCTTGAGCCGAAACTCGAGGGGGAGATCACCGCAATGCACATCGTCTCGCTGTTGAAGCCGCTCGGGGTGAAGGTCTCCCAGATCGCGCAGGGGATCCCGGTCGGGCGCGACCTGGAGTTCGCCGACGAGGTCACCCTCGGCCGCGCCCTGCGCGGGCGAATCGAGCTCTAA
- the dnaX gene encoding DNA polymerase III subunit gamma/tau, giving the protein MSDNASSYISLYRRYRPQRFADVVGQEEVIRTLRNAVVAGQVAHAYLFSGERGIGKTTVARILARAVNCLHPEGGEPCNECANCKTILANRTLDILEIDGASNRGIDHIRRLREEVAFAPTDLKTKVYIIDEVHMLTNEAFNALLKTLEEPPPHVVFIFATTEPHKVPRTILSRCQAFDFRKIPQEKIAAHLRRIAEAEEIPIEADALDLIARKANGGMRDAIVMLEQAGSFRHEGGRITTASLLDMLGLVGREEHAAFLAAVESGNRKQALELIDSLVSRGKDLEVFLGDLIETLRDRIAAGESKDEGRDIALVRGILEIKQELYRSLDRRIVLEIGILSLMQELSPKEPGPKPMEEPAESDSNPKVPPTEAPLLAADEPVPSSPGRSDAPPPDGAPLEARWEAMLRKIEQERIAIAAFLAEGTPRIDGDKLRIAFHPEYTFHKESLEKSENMHYLAGMVHRYLGDRFAVEVEFDDNAVRKPSPREALREKARLLCEVFDGKVVKED; this is encoded by the coding sequence TTGAGTGACAATGCGTCTTCCTACATCTCTCTCTACCGCCGTTACCGTCCGCAGCGCTTCGCCGACGTGGTCGGACAGGAGGAGGTAATCCGCACTCTGCGCAACGCGGTGGTCGCCGGGCAGGTGGCGCACGCGTATCTCTTCTCCGGGGAGCGGGGGATCGGAAAGACGACGGTCGCCCGCATCCTCGCCCGCGCGGTGAACTGCCTTCACCCGGAGGGAGGAGAGCCGTGCAACGAATGCGCGAACTGCAAGACGATCCTCGCCAACCGCACCCTTGACATCCTGGAGATCGACGGGGCGTCTAACCGGGGGATCGATCACATCCGCCGCCTGCGGGAGGAGGTGGCGTTCGCCCCTACCGACCTGAAGACCAAGGTGTACATCATCGACGAGGTGCACATGCTCACCAACGAGGCGTTCAACGCCCTGCTCAAGACCCTGGAGGAGCCGCCACCGCACGTCGTTTTCATCTTCGCCACCACCGAGCCGCACAAGGTTCCGCGCACGATCCTCTCCCGCTGTCAGGCGTTCGACTTTCGCAAGATCCCGCAGGAGAAGATCGCCGCTCACCTGCGCCGGATCGCGGAGGCGGAGGAGATCCCGATCGAGGCCGATGCCCTTGATCTGATCGCTCGCAAGGCGAACGGCGGGATGCGCGACGCGATCGTGATGCTCGAACAGGCGGGGAGCTTCCGCCACGAGGGAGGAAGGATCACCACCGCCTCCCTCCTCGACATGCTCGGGCTCGTCGGCCGCGAGGAGCACGCGGCGTTCCTCGCCGCGGTCGAGTCCGGGAACCGGAAGCAGGCCCTGGAGCTGATCGATTCCCTTGTCTCACGGGGGAAGGACCTCGAGGTCTTCCTCGGCGACCTGATCGAGACCTTGCGCGACCGGATCGCGGCCGGAGAGTCGAAGGACGAGGGGCGCGACATCGCGCTCGTCCGCGGGATCCTGGAGATCAAGCAGGAGCTGTACCGCTCCCTCGATCGGAGGATCGTTCTCGAGATCGGAATCCTCTCCCTGATGCAGGAGCTCTCCCCGAAAGAGCCGGGGCCGAAGCCGATGGAGGAGCCGGCAGAGTCAGACTCCAACCCGAAAGTGCCTCCGACTGAGGCTCCGCTCCTCGCCGCGGACGAACCGGTCCCCTCCTCGCCCGGCCGGTCCGATGCCCCGCCCCCGGACGGAGCGCCGCTCGAGGCCCGCTGGGAGGCGATGCTGCGGAAGATCGAGCAGGAGCGGATCGCGATCGCGGCGTTCCTCGCCGAGGGGACGCCCCGGATCGACGGGGACAAGCTCCGCATTGCGTTCCACCCCGAGTACACCTTCCACAAGGAGAGCCTCGAGAAATCGGAAAACATGCACTACTTGGCCGGGATGGTCCACCGCTACCTCGGGGATCGGTTCGCAGTAGAGGTGGAATTCGACGATAATGCCGTCCGGAAACCGTCCCCGCGCGAAGCGCTGCGGGAGAAGGCACGCCTCCTGTGCGAGGTGTTCGACGGAAAAGTGGTGAAGGAGGACTGA
- the ychF gene encoding redox-regulated ATPase YchF, with protein MKTGLIGVPQCGKTTIFSAITAAGAEGYATAPNRAVVTVPDPRIDALVALYRPPKVVPATLEVVDIPGLPAGATAAEGRGTRLLSHLKEADALLHVVRCFADPNVPFVHETIDPARDVEAIDLEMMVADSRTLARKIERLGKRVKAGDKDAIRESATCEKVLSGLNDGIPARRQGLTPQARRDVLDCNLVSLKPVLYVANVNSVEEFENEHVQKLREIAAADGAEVIAISGRDEAEVAGLPPAERDELLELLGLESPAISRLIRAAYRTLGLVTFFTAGPNEVHAWTCRAGATAPAAAGKIHSDMEKGFIRMEVIRVEDLLALGGETAAIKAGKRRIVGKDYEVRDGDVVVVRFSPRR; from the coding sequence ATGAAGACAGGATTGATCGGAGTACCCCAGTGCGGAAAGACGACGATATTCAGCGCGATCACCGCCGCGGGCGCGGAGGGGTACGCCACCGCGCCGAACCGGGCCGTGGTGACCGTCCCCGACCCACGGATCGACGCGCTGGTCGCGCTCTACCGCCCTCCCAAGGTCGTCCCGGCGACGCTCGAAGTGGTCGACATCCCCGGGCTCCCTGCGGGGGCAACCGCGGCCGAGGGACGGGGAACGCGCCTCCTCTCCCACCTGAAGGAGGCGGACGCCCTCCTTCACGTCGTCCGCTGCTTCGCCGATCCGAACGTTCCGTTTGTCCATGAGACGATCGATCCGGCCCGGGACGTCGAAGCGATCGACCTCGAGATGATGGTCGCCGACTCCCGCACCCTGGCCCGGAAGATCGAGCGGTTGGGAAAGCGGGTCAAAGCCGGGGACAAGGATGCGATCCGCGAGAGCGCGACGTGCGAGAAGGTCCTGTCCGGGTTGAACGACGGGATTCCGGCCCGTCGTCAGGGGCTCACCCCGCAGGCCCGGCGGGACGTCCTCGATTGCAACCTCGTCTCACTTAAGCCGGTCCTGTACGTGGCGAACGTGAACTCGGTCGAGGAGTTCGAAAACGAGCATGTGCAAAAGCTGCGGGAGATCGCAGCTGCGGATGGGGCGGAGGTGATCGCGATCTCCGGCCGGGACGAGGCTGAAGTCGCCGGCCTCCCCCCGGCTGAACGGGATGAGCTCCTCGAGCTCCTCGGGCTGGAGAGTCCGGCGATCTCCCGGCTGATCCGCGCCGCCTACCGGACTCTCGGCCTGGTGACCTTCTTCACCGCCGGGCCGAACGAGGTGCACGCCTGGACCTGTCGCGCCGGCGCCACTGCCCCGGCCGCCGCCGGGAAGATCCACTCCGACATGGAGAAGGGGTTCATCCGGATGGAGGTGATCCGGGTCGAGGACCTGCTCGCGCTCGGAGGCGAGACCGCGGCGATCAAGGCGGGTAAGCGACGGATCGTGGGGAAGGACTACGAAGTACGGGACGGGGATGTCGTCGTGGTTAGGTTCAGCCCGCGCCGTTAG
- a CDS encoding YbaB/EbfC family nucleoid-associated protein gives MKGMGNLGNLMKQAKKLQQELEKAQAEIAEMKVEASSGGGMVTAVVNGKGELLNLSIEREVVDPDDIEMLVDLIVAAVQEAQKTAAERAQERLGPLAQGMNIPGMPGL, from the coding sequence ATGAAGGGAATGGGAAACCTGGGGAACCTGATGAAGCAGGCGAAGAAGCTCCAGCAGGAGCTGGAGAAGGCACAGGCCGAGATCGCGGAGATGAAGGTGGAGGCAAGCTCCGGCGGCGGGATGGTCACCGCCGTGGTGAACGGGAAGGGGGAGCTCCTCAACCTGTCGATCGAGCGCGAGGTCGTCGATCCTGACGACATCGAGATGCTCGTCGATCTGATCGTCGCTGCGGTGCAGGAGGCGCAGAAGACCGCGGCGGAGCGGGCGCAGGAGCGTCTCGGTCCCCTTGCGCAGGGGATGAACATCCCGGGGATGCCCGGCCTATGA